A single genomic interval of Aureliella helgolandensis harbors:
- a CDS encoding IS91 family transposase: MGISLQLIFLQSFEQYAATHRLSKDMWRAAYSITDCRTYKLGGHYLSCPSGHQCEQQFNSCRHRNCPQCALLAREQWLAGWAERLLKVPHYHVVFTTPHQLNVLWRYNRKLFADALFAAATGALKKLLADPKYLGATPGMLAALHTWSQTLAAHVHLHVLVTAGGLDSSGKWKNSLRQCLLPRKVLMIIFRGKLRSELLAALDRGKLELPPDHSTAQVRSLLNMLGRKVWNVKILDRYDHGAGVLNYLARYLKGGPIAPSRFISLTPHSLRFRCRPGSQEAGGGEVRLPIDEFFTRLLNHVPPKSMKTVRGYGLYAGGQREQLNIARVAVGQTALPKHPAPAIAWQEICVALGREDASVCRHCGAKLVVEGYFRCARPPPKPVFCTVEVGNR; this comes from the coding sequence TTGGGTATTTCACTTCAGCTCATCTTCCTTCAGTCCTTTGAACAATACGCTGCCACACACCGCCTTTCTAAAGACATGTGGCGGGCTGCTTACTCTATTACCGATTGTCGCACCTACAAGCTCGGTGGACACTATCTCAGCTGCCCAAGTGGACACCAGTGCGAGCAGCAGTTCAATTCCTGCCGACATCGCAATTGCCCACAGTGTGCCTTGTTAGCTCGTGAACAGTGGCTTGCCGGATGGGCAGAACGACTGTTGAAAGTGCCGCACTATCACGTGGTGTTCACCACTCCCCACCAGCTCAACGTACTCTGGCGGTACAACCGAAAGTTGTTTGCAGACGCCCTGTTCGCCGCTGCAACCGGAGCCTTGAAGAAGCTCTTGGCGGACCCCAAATATCTCGGTGCCACTCCCGGCATGTTAGCCGCGCTCCATACCTGGAGTCAAACCCTAGCAGCCCACGTCCATCTGCATGTTCTAGTGACCGCTGGTGGGCTGGACTCCAGTGGTAAATGGAAGAACTCCCTCAGGCAGTGCTTGCTGCCACGTAAGGTATTGATGATTATCTTTCGAGGAAAGCTTCGCTCAGAGCTGCTGGCGGCCCTGGACCGAGGCAAGCTTGAATTGCCACCGGATCACTCCACGGCTCAGGTGCGAAGCTTACTGAACATGCTCGGACGAAAAGTCTGGAATGTCAAGATTCTTGATCGCTACGACCATGGCGCGGGGGTGCTCAACTACTTGGCTCGCTACCTCAAAGGCGGCCCCATTGCTCCTAGCCGCTTTATCAGCCTCACCCCGCACAGCCTGCGGTTCCGCTGTCGTCCAGGGAGTCAAGAGGCCGGAGGCGGGGAGGTCCGCTTGCCCATCGATGAGTTCTTCACGCGGCTGTTGAACCACGTTCCGCCGAAGAGTATGAAAACAGTGCGTGGCTACGGCCTGTACGCTGGCGGCCAACGCGAGCAACTCAACATAGCCCGCGTCGCAGTCGGGCAAACCGCCTTGCCCAAGCATCCTGCTCCAGCGATTGCCTGGCAAGAGATCTGCGTCGCGCTGGGACGTGAGGACGCTTCGGTGTGTCGTCACTGTGGAGCCAAGTTGGTGGTGGAAGGCTATTTTCGCTGTGCTCGCCCTCCGCCAAAGCCAGTGTTTTGCACAGTTGAAGTGGGGAATCGATGA
- the ltrA gene encoding group II intron reverse transcriptase/maturase — translation MRSQLFLFDVKTNHAAASMHPQSEEERLANDAGKSDSRIVPQQRTDRVRETKLGNASGGKAAKLSRDPSRTHPQLRAGTDVISRLIRISERAERHPEEAFNNLFSMLDVTLLRHAFHKLERGKAPGVDGQTWEQYEANLESNLEDLATRLHRQSYRPHPSLRREIPKGNGKTRPLGIACVEDKLVQRAVVMILERIYEKDFYAFSFGFRPGKSCHDALSVLGTDIATKKVNWISDADIKGFFDNVCHEQLIELVQQRVSDPRMLWLIQRFLKAGVMIDNRRHDTDDGVAQGSVLSPLLANVYLHYVLDQWFVRDVQPRLSGESHIVRYADDFICWFEREDDARRFLEVLKKRLARFSLELAEDKSQLIRFGRFAERDSKRYGNGGRPGVFDFLGFTHYCGHSRSGKFKLKRKTATKKLRAKYLALKDWLRHNLTQPITEVWRTLNRKLCGHYQYYGINDNWPYLVKYRQAAKRFAYRWICRRSQKGRISRKTFAQYLARNPLAEPRRLTDLIARGRQLAATMNR, via the coding sequence GTGAGATCCCAACTGTTCTTGTTTGACGTGAAGACCAATCACGCCGCTGCGAGTATGCATCCCCAATCCGAAGAGGAGAGGCTTGCAAATGACGCTGGGAAGTCGGATAGCCGAATAGTACCACAGCAGCGCACAGACCGAGTGCGTGAAACGAAGCTGGGTAATGCCAGTGGAGGGAAGGCGGCTAAGCTATCACGCGATCCCAGTCGAACACATCCCCAACTCAGAGCGGGAACCGATGTGATAAGTCGACTGATTCGCATCTCCGAACGAGCGGAACGCCATCCTGAAGAGGCATTTAACAACCTTTTCTCGATGCTCGACGTGACCTTACTTCGACACGCGTTCCACAAACTCGAACGAGGCAAAGCACCGGGAGTCGATGGTCAGACATGGGAGCAATACGAGGCCAACCTGGAGAGCAATCTTGAGGATCTCGCAACCCGGCTTCACCGTCAAAGCTATCGTCCCCACCCAAGTCTGCGTAGAGAGATCCCGAAAGGGAATGGCAAAACGCGACCGCTGGGTATCGCATGCGTGGAAGACAAACTCGTCCAACGAGCCGTCGTGATGATCCTGGAACGGATATACGAGAAGGATTTCTATGCCTTCTCGTTCGGATTCCGTCCGGGCAAGTCGTGCCACGATGCATTGAGTGTGCTTGGCACAGACATCGCCACTAAGAAAGTGAACTGGATTTCTGACGCGGACATTAAAGGGTTCTTCGACAACGTCTGTCATGAGCAACTCATCGAGTTAGTTCAGCAGCGTGTCTCCGATCCTCGCATGTTGTGGCTAATCCAACGCTTTCTCAAGGCGGGTGTGATGATCGACAACCGGCGTCATGACACAGACGACGGAGTCGCGCAAGGCTCAGTTCTCAGTCCCTTACTGGCTAACGTGTATCTACATTACGTATTGGACCAATGGTTCGTCCGCGATGTGCAACCACGTCTCAGCGGCGAATCGCACATTGTGCGATATGCTGATGATTTTATCTGCTGGTTTGAGCGTGAGGACGATGCACGCCGATTCCTAGAGGTGCTCAAGAAACGTTTGGCTCGATTCTCGTTAGAGTTAGCTGAGGACAAGTCGCAATTGATCAGGTTTGGCCGCTTCGCCGAGCGCGACAGTAAGCGCTACGGCAACGGTGGGCGACCTGGGGTCTTCGACTTTCTCGGCTTCACTCATTACTGCGGCCACAGTCGCTCGGGCAAATTCAAACTCAAGAGGAAAACCGCCACCAAGAAACTACGGGCTAAGTACCTAGCGCTCAAAGACTGGCTACGCCACAATCTGACTCAGCCGATCACCGAGGTCTGGCGGACGCTCAACCGCAAGCTCTGCGGTCATTACCAATACTACGGGATCAATGACAATTGGCCGTACCTGGTAAAGTACCGCCAAGCGGCCAAGCGATTCGCCTACCGCTGGATCTGCCGACGCAGTCAGAAAGGCCGCATCAGTCGTAAAACGTTTGCACAGTACTTGGCTCGCAATCCACTGGCGGAACCTCGACGGTTAACGGATTTGATTGCCCGTGGACGTCAACTAGCTGCTACAATGAATCGGTAG
- a CDS encoding ECF-type sigma factor has product MSDVTEILNDLVQGKQYASDALFVTVHNELRLMADRLMRKERSDHTLQTTALINEAYVRLVDHPNPQKWDGRSHFLSAAAESMRRILVDHARRKLGKKRGGEYRKHTLQSVHQDAFSSVGPNPTLIIDVSDALEKLAGSDPQAAEMIRLRFFAGVSIAEAAELVGVTPTEAYANWAYAKARLSKLLESSVES; this is encoded by the coding sequence ATGAGTGACGTAACAGAAATTCTTAATGATCTGGTTCAGGGCAAGCAATATGCCTCAGACGCGCTCTTTGTTACCGTGCACAATGAACTGCGATTAATGGCCGACCGGCTTATGCGGAAGGAACGTTCGGACCATACCTTGCAAACCACCGCACTTATCAATGAAGCGTACGTCCGCTTGGTCGATCACCCTAATCCGCAGAAGTGGGATGGTCGCTCTCACTTTCTTTCGGCCGCCGCTGAGTCGATGCGGCGAATATTGGTTGATCATGCTCGACGGAAGCTTGGCAAGAAGCGAGGCGGAGAGTATCGCAAACATACCTTGCAAAGCGTCCACCAGGATGCGTTTTCAAGTGTCGGTCCAAATCCTACATTGATAATCGACGTCAGCGATGCTCTTGAGAAGCTCGCAGGCTCCGATCCCCAAGCTGCGGAAATGATTCGTTTGCGTTTCTTTGCTGGTGTTTCGATTGCAGAAGCAGCGGAGCTGGTCGGTGTGACTCCGACCGAAGCTTATGCAAACTGGGCATATGCAAAGGCAAGATTGAGTAAACTGCTAGAGTCGAGCGTTGAGTCTTAG